The Stutzerimonas stutzeri RCH2 genomic interval CGTACGACCGGAGCCGCCCTTGCAGTGAATGGCGATGCGCTTGCCGGCATCCAGCAGCTCATTGATCCGATCCGCCGACTGTTCCCAAGCCTGGTCGAAGTCCGCCAGCGGCACCTGTTCGTCAGCCACCGGCAGGTGAAACCACTCGAGGCCGCGCTCGACGCAGAGCTGCGCCAGCTGCGTCGCTTCGTTGCGCGCCAGCTCTTCAGCAGGCATCAGGGTGATCAGCGCGTCAGCGCCGGCCGCTTGCAGGGTAGCCAGCGCCTCATCGACGCTGGTGCCCTTGCTGCCGGGGCACGGTGTGAAGATCAGCTGACCGGCGCTGCCGGGTACATCGAGGATGTTGTAGGGATGGGACACGCGGGCGATTCCTGAAAGTCAGATGGAGCGTTGATTGACGCGACGGGACAGCGCTTCGGCCGACTCCTTGCGTTCCGAATAGCGATCGACCAGGTAGTCGGCCCGGCAGCGTACCAGCAGGGTGAACTTGATCAGCTCCTCCATCACATCCACCACGCGGTCGTAGTAGGCCGAGGGCTTCATCCGGCCGGCGTCGTCGAATTCGAGAAAGGCTTTGGCCACCGAGGACTGGTTCGGGATGGTGATCATGCGCATCCAGCGGCCCAGCACGCGCATCTGGTTCAGCGCGTTGAACGACTGAGAGCCGCCACTGACCTGCATGATCGCCAACGTCTTGCCCTGTGTCGGCCGCACCGCGCCCATGGCCAGCGGCACCCAGTCGATCTGCGCCTTGAACACCGCGCTCATCGAGCCGTGACGCTCCGGCGAACACCACACCTGACCTTCCGACCACTGCATCAGCTCGCGCAGCTCCTGCACCTTCGGATGGCTGTCCGGTGCATCGTCCGGCAGCGGCAATCCGGACGGATTGAAGATGCGCGTCTCGGCACCGAAACGCTCGAGCAGGCGCGCAGCTTCCTGCACCAGCAGACGACTGTAGGAGCGCTCCCGGTTAGAGCCATAGAGCAGCAGGATGCGTGGCCTGTGTTCTGGACCTGCCGGCAGAGCAAGCTTGTCCAGGTCAGGCATATCCAGCAGACCTGGGTCGATATTGGGCAGATCGTCGTTCATTAGGCATGTCCTGCTAGGTTCAAAGTGTGCCGATGCGCGCCAGCTCGGTTCTCAGCGTAGCGGCATCCAGCTGAGCGAGCGGTAGCGCGAGAAACGCGGTGAAACGCGGTGAAACGTAGCTTGAGCCTGACCAGCGTGGCATCGAACGCCGCTTTTATTTCCTCGGGACTACCGACGCTCTCGGAAGGATCGGCAAGCCCCCAGTGCGCCTTGGTGGCTGGCCCGAAATGCACCGGGCACGCTTCGCCAGCGGCCTTGTCGCAGACGGTAATGACGAAGTCGGGATTCAGCGCCTGATGCGCATCGCTGCTCTTGCTATACAAGCCATCAGCCGCAATGCCGGCCCGCGCCAGCGCCTCAAGCGTCAGTGGATTGATTTCGCCTCTTGGCTCGCTGCCGGCGCTGAACGCGCGCATGCCGGCCGGCGCGAGTTGGTTAAACAGCGCCACGGCCAGAATGCTGCGGCAGCTGTTGGCGGTGCAGAGAAAGAGAATCTTCATGGTCGTTCTTGATTCAGGCGCATGAGCTGGCGCGTTCTGGGCGGTTGCGCATACTTTCGAGGCGCTGCACGTTATCGCCCAGCCAATTCTTGTTGGCGGCCAGGATCGGCTGCAGCATGTCGGTCACCCAGTCAGGCAGGTGCGGGTGGAGTCGGTAGTAAACCCACTGGCCCTGGCGGCGGTCTTCCAGAATTCCGCATCCGCGCAGCAGCGCCAGATGCCGCGAGATCTTTGGCTGGCTTTCATCCAGCGCACAGGTCAGCTCGCAGACACACAATTCGCCTTCACGGGCGACAAGCAACGCGATCCGCACGCGAGTCTCGTCTGCCAGGCATTTGAATACAGTGGTAGGTGTCAGGTGCTCGACCATTGATATCTTCTCAGCGCTTGTTCTTGACCAACACGAACATCTTGATCCGCTCATGTATCTCGTGAAGCGTATGCCGGTAGGCATCCGGCTGGTCGCTAGTGGCAGGGTCTTCGAAGTTCCAGGCGATGTACTCGCCCGCACCAGGCAGTGCAAGGCATTCCAATGACGACTTATCACACAGCGTGATCACGAAATCGAACGGTTGCCCTTCCACTTCCTCCAGCGATTTGCTGTGCAATCCCACTGTCGCAACGCCAAGCTGCTCGAGCGCTGCCA includes:
- a CDS encoding cyclin-dependent kinase inhibitor 3 family protein → MSHPYNILDVPGSAGQLIFTPCPGSKGTSVDEALATLQAAGADALITLMPAEELARNEATQLAQLCVERGLEWFHLPVADEQVPLADFDQAWEQSADRINELLDAGKRIAIHCKGGSGRTGLIAARILIDRDVPRATAIASVQALRPKAIQHPAHVGWIERFGA
- the arsH gene encoding arsenical resistance protein ArsH, with protein sequence MNDDLPNIDPGLLDMPDLDKLALPAGPEHRPRILLLYGSNRERSYSRLLVQEAARLLERFGAETRIFNPSGLPLPDDAPDSHPKVQELRELMQWSEGQVWCSPERHGSMSAVFKAQIDWVPLAMGAVRPTQGKTLAIMQVSGGSQSFNALNQMRVLGRWMRMITIPNQSSVAKAFLEFDDAGRMKPSAYYDRVVDVMEELIKFTLLVRCRADYLVDRYSERKESAEALSRRVNQRSI
- a CDS encoding metalloregulator ArsR/SmtB family transcription factor, which translates into the protein MVEHLTPTTVFKCLADETRVRIALLVAREGELCVCELTCALDESQPKISRHLALLRGCGILEDRRQGQWVYYRLHPHLPDWVTDMLQPILAANKNWLGDNVQRLESMRNRPERASSCA
- a CDS encoding arsenate reductase ArsC; this translates as MAYKSRVLFVCVANSARSQLAEALLRHTDSEHFEVFSAGTAPTQVDLRALAALEQLGVATVGLHSKSLEEVEGQPFDFVITLCDKSSLECLALPGAGEYIAWNFEDPATSDQPDAYRHTLHEIHERIKMFVLVKNKR